Proteins encoded together in one Variovorax paradoxus window:
- a CDS encoding FAD-dependent oxidoreductase, protein MATDASSNFDNRLHQTFPVLSDTEIARIARFGTVQRFARGERLFTAGETGPGMFVLLKGVVAITQRDGLGHVVPIVRQGPGEFLAEVGQLSGRPALVDGHADEDVEAIVVPPPQLRALLVAEADLGERITRALILRRVALIESGASGPVLIGKPESPDMARLENFLRRNGHPYHLVDAAEDPDAAALLEQYGTCKLLAVCPDGSVLVNPAEDALARCLGMVDTAERDELFDVAVVGAGPAGLATAVYAASEGLHVIVLDCRAFGGQAGASARIENYLGFPTGISGQALAGRAFVQAQKFGVEMLIPAKVTSLDCTRKNAMGSLRIALADGRTINARTVVIASGARYRRPDVPRLSEFEGRGIWYWASAIEAKLCSQQEVALVGGGNSAGQAAVFLSRHAAKVNVLVRGPSLAASMSRYLIDRIEATPNIELHPHTQLVKLNGSSDEGLTGARWRSQTTGDEHDCAARNIFLFVGAEPETSWLEGCGVSVDKHGFVLTGDAASSGFPARPSAALESSVQGVFAVGDVRSGSVKRVGGAIGEGAAVVALIHQHLSSTSAVA, encoded by the coding sequence ATGGCCACAGACGCAAGCAGCAATTTCGACAATCGTCTTCACCAGACCTTTCCCGTTCTCAGCGATACCGAAATCGCGCGCATCGCGCGATTCGGAACGGTGCAGCGTTTTGCCCGCGGGGAAAGACTGTTCACCGCCGGCGAAACAGGCCCTGGCATGTTCGTGCTGCTCAAGGGCGTGGTGGCCATTACGCAGCGCGACGGCCTCGGGCACGTGGTGCCCATCGTTCGCCAGGGGCCGGGCGAGTTTCTTGCCGAGGTGGGCCAGCTCAGCGGCCGCCCTGCCCTGGTCGATGGACATGCCGACGAAGACGTCGAAGCGATCGTCGTACCCCCGCCCCAGTTGCGCGCACTGCTCGTGGCCGAGGCCGACCTCGGCGAACGCATTACCCGCGCGCTGATCTTGCGGCGCGTGGCGCTGATCGAATCGGGTGCGAGCGGGCCGGTGCTCATCGGCAAGCCCGAGTCGCCCGACATGGCGCGGCTGGAAAACTTCTTGCGCCGCAACGGGCACCCGTATCACCTGGTCGATGCGGCGGAAGACCCCGACGCCGCGGCGCTGCTCGAACAGTACGGCACCTGCAAGCTGCTGGCCGTGTGCCCCGACGGCTCGGTGCTGGTCAATCCGGCCGAAGATGCCTTGGCGCGCTGCCTTGGCATGGTGGACACCGCCGAGCGCGATGAGCTGTTCGACGTGGCCGTGGTCGGTGCCGGCCCGGCCGGCCTGGCAACTGCGGTGTATGCCGCATCCGAAGGCCTGCACGTGATCGTTCTCGATTGCCGCGCCTTCGGTGGCCAGGCCGGCGCCAGCGCGCGCATCGAGAACTACCTTGGCTTTCCCACCGGCATTTCGGGGCAGGCCCTCGCGGGCCGGGCCTTTGTGCAAGCGCAGAAGTTCGGCGTCGAGATGCTCATTCCAGCCAAGGTCACCTCGCTGGACTGCACGCGCAAGAACGCAATGGGCAGCCTGCGCATCGCGCTGGCCGACGGGCGCACCATCAACGCGCGCACGGTGGTCATTGCCAGCGGCGCGCGCTATCGGCGGCCCGATGTTCCGCGGCTCTCCGAGTTCGAAGGCCGCGGCATCTGGTACTGGGCTTCGGCCATCGAAGCCAAGCTTTGTTCGCAGCAGGAGGTGGCACTGGTAGGCGGCGGCAACTCGGCGGGGCAAGCCGCGGTGTTCCTGTCGCGGCATGCGGCCAAGGTCAATGTGCTGGTGCGCGGCCCATCCCTCGCGGCCAGCATGTCGCGCTACCTCATCGACCGCATCGAGGCCACGCCCAACATCGAACTGCATCCGCACACGCAGCTGGTAAAGCTGAACGGAAGCTCCGACGAAGGCCTGACCGGCGCCAGGTGGCGCAGCCAGACCACCGGCGACGAACACGATTGCGCGGCCCGAAACATCTTCCTGTTTGTCGGCGCCGAGCCCGAAACCAGCTGGCTCGAGGGGTGCGGTGTTTCGGTCGACAAGCACGGCTTTGTGCTGACGGGCGATGCGGCGAGCAGCGGCTTTCCGGCGCGCCCCTCAGCGGCGCTCGAGTCCAGCGTGCAGGGCGTCTTTGCCGTGGGCGACGTGCGCTCGGGCTCGGTCAAGCGCGTGGGCGGCGCCATCGGCGAAGGCGCTGCCGTGGTGGCATTGATTCACCAGCACCTGTCGTCCACTTCGGCCGTCGCCTGA